From Verrucomicrobia bacterium S94, the proteins below share one genomic window:
- a CDS encoding flagellin — protein sequence MQVSNNVSAFNVWRNYTNNVGSLRDSMSKLSSGSRINNAGDDPSGLAMSERLRTQTRNTSAAAGNVENKLNYLQTADSWLQKIHDILGRMGELAVMANDGTKSDTDKAILQKEFAQMQAEIERIAGDDNTAGSGDADAAGKFNGLALFQGGTPISQQVGADGGQVFTSATALDLSGASTEDIGTGTTWGALITSGGTIDISATGDAGAAVTEVNAAIDFISGKRADIGAEMKRMDQTLEGLLSYEENISATESRIRDVDVAKETAEMSKYNILQQVGTAMLAQANQLPQGVLQLLG from the coding sequence ATGCAAGTCAGTAATAATGTTTCGGCATTCAATGTCTGGAGAAACTATACGAATAACGTCGGCAGTCTGCGCGATTCGATGTCCAAGCTTTCCTCGGGAAGCCGGATCAACAACGCCGGAGACGATCCGTCCGGTCTCGCCATGAGTGAACGGCTGCGTACCCAGACCCGCAATACTTCGGCGGCGGCAGGTAACGTGGAAAACAAACTCAATTATCTGCAGACCGCCGATTCCTGGCTGCAGAAAATTCATGATATACTCGGTCGTATGGGTGAACTGGCAGTAATGGCCAACGATGGGACCAAGTCGGATACGGATAAGGCCATTCTGCAGAAGGAATTCGCTCAGATGCAGGCGGAGATCGAACGTATCGCCGGAGACGATAATACGGCGGGATCTGGTGATGCTGATGCTGCCGGTAAGTTCAACGGTCTTGCGCTTTTTCAGGGCGGTACTCCGATTTCCCAGCAGGTCGGTGCCGATGGCGGGCAGGTTTTCACCTCTGCTACAGCACTGGATCTTTCGGGTGCCTCAACTGAAGATATCGGTACGGGTACCACCTGGGGCGCACTGATTACGTCCGGTGGAACCATTGATATTTCTGCGACCGGGGATGCCGGTGCTGCAGTAACGGAAGTCAATGCAGCCATTGATTTTATCAGCGGAAAACGGGCTGATATCGGTGCGGAAATGAAGCGGATGGATCAGACGCTGGAAGGGCTGCTTTCCTACGAAGAAAACATCAGTGCGACTGAAAGCCGGATCCGTGATGTGGATGTGGCCAAGGAAACGGCTGAAATGTCCAAATATAATATTCTGCAGCAGGTTGGGACGGCGATGCTGGCCCAGGCCAATCAGCTGCCGCAGGGTGTTCTGCAGCTTCTCGGCTAA
- a CDS encoding flagellin, whose amino-acid sequence MSGTRMCNSFNEKPRRHLMQVSNNVSAFNVWRNYTNNVGSLRDSMSKLSSGSRINNAGDDPSGLAMSERLRTQTRNTSAAASNVENKLNYLQTADSWMQKMHDMLGRMGELAVMANDGTKSTTDKDILQKEFAQMQDEMKRITGATTGDTNAAGKFNGLRLFQAVDGDSSGALDGVIQQVGADGGQTFEGVALDLTAANTDVIYTDLGADGASGGGDDTTFTWGSLLTSTTDGSGLNIGSTGEPGMAIGAINAGIDYLSGKRADVGAEMKRMDQTLEGLLAYEENISATESRIRDVDVAKETAEMSKYNILQQVGTAMLAQANQLPQGVLQLLG is encoded by the coding sequence GTGAGCGGCACAAGGATGTGCAACTCATTCAATGAAAAGCCAAGGAGGCACCTCATGCAAGTCAGTAATAATGTTTCGGCATTCAATGTCTGGAGAAACTATACGAATAACGTCGGCAGTCTGCGCGATTCGATGTCCAAGCTTTCCTCGGGAAGCCGGATCAACAACGCCGGAGACGATCCGTCCGGTCTCGCCATGAGTGAACGGCTGCGCACCCAGACCCGCAATACTTCGGCGGCGGCGAGCAACGTGGAAAACAAGCTCAACTATCTGCAGACCGCCGATTCCTGGATGCAGAAAATGCACGATATGCTTGGTCGTATGGGCGAACTGGCTGTAATGGCCAATGACGGGACTAAGTCGACCACGGATAAAGATATTCTGCAGAAAGAATTTGCCCAGATGCAGGATGAAATGAAGCGTATTACCGGGGCAACGACGGGCGATACGAATGCTGCAGGAAAGTTCAATGGCCTTCGCCTGTTTCAGGCGGTTGATGGGGATTCAAGCGGGGCGTTGGATGGGGTTATTCAGCAGGTTGGAGCCGATGGCGGCCAGACGTTTGAAGGCGTTGCCCTTGACCTGACGGCTGCGAATACGGACGTGATATATACCGACCTCGGTGCGGATGGCGCGTCGGGTGGCGGTGATGATACGACTTTTACCTGGGGAAGCTTGCTGACCAGCACGACCGATGGAAGTGGATTGAACATCGGATCCACCGGAGAGCCGGGAATGGCTATTGGTGCCATTAATGCCGGGATTGATTACCTCAGTGGAAAACGCGCGGATGTCGGTGCGGAAATGAAGCGGATGGATCAGACCCTGGAAGGGCTGCTTGCCTATGAGGAAAACATCAGTGCGACGGAAAGCCGGATTCGTGATGTGGATGTGGCGAAGGAAACGGCTGAAATGTCCAAATATAATATTCTGCAGCAGGTTGGAACGGCGATGCTGGCCCAGGCCAATCAGCTGCCGCAGGGTGTTCTGCAGCTTCTCGGCTAA
- a CDS encoding response regulator, with protein MKKVPMRFGSLAVKLTTVILLINTVVLSALGVYYSRRFGQYIEKQLAAQSKIPGVLMNESSLNYSVARNTDALGRLIGRKVDHALVMRPNGRILYSSQVEEEGVELDDINPAGEIFEQLGKVNGELVIRKHVHRTESCRNIILPLCSQGIRTGYLWMSVNIEHDMHFKRQLAVIFFLGTLSCILIGGFAQAFIVNRLVVPRILRTVRCLYAVENGNLSARIPLDSSTDEIGMLEHSVNTMASEIELRSGAMEEATREMESAKEAAESARAVAERANQTKSEFLANTSHEIRTPLNGILGMSELLLDSPLNQEQQKQVDTILNLGENLLETINNILDLSCVEHGKLEMLLEPLDLHRFFADLERAFIPSTISCGIPLTVEVDPKIPHYIQAARGPLRQILSNLITNAFKFTREGKISVCAESREIDAEQHRCRIRFRVEDTGIGIPEHARAKIFEAFSQADGSSTRRYGGTGLGLTISNQLVSRMCGDLTVESEEGRGSAFIFELPFSYLEALPDGGVGSSSSGDENPEKDDPLPGAKILIVEDNKVNRVMAKTFLEREGCEVVEVEDGQKALDVLGLQNGPSDSSHSFDAIVMDIQMPVLDGLEATKHIRANENPENRVPIIAFTAHAMKGDSDTFMAAGMNDYVAKPIRKQQMLDALRRCLAPDVAV; from the coding sequence ATGAAGAAGGTACCGATGCGTTTCGGATCGCTGGCGGTTAAGCTGACGACTGTTATTCTATTGATCAATACGGTGGTTTTGTCTGCTTTGGGTGTCTATTACTCGCGCCGGTTCGGTCAATATATAGAAAAGCAGCTTGCTGCTCAGTCGAAAATTCCCGGCGTGCTCATGAATGAGAGTTCGTTGAATTATTCGGTTGCACGCAACACCGATGCGCTTGGGCGGTTAATCGGCCGGAAGGTTGATCATGCTCTGGTTATGCGGCCGAACGGTCGGATACTGTACAGTTCGCAGGTGGAAGAGGAGGGGGTTGAGCTGGATGATATTAATCCGGCCGGTGAAATTTTTGAGCAGTTGGGAAAAGTTAATGGTGAACTGGTCATCCGAAAGCATGTCCATCGTACGGAATCCTGCCGCAATATTATCCTGCCGTTGTGCAGTCAGGGGATACGGACCGGTTATCTCTGGATGTCGGTGAATATAGAGCATGATATGCATTTTAAGCGGCAGCTGGCGGTCATTTTTTTTCTGGGAACGCTAAGCTGTATTCTGATTGGAGGATTTGCACAGGCCTTTATTGTTAATCGTCTGGTGGTTCCCCGAATTCTGCGCACTGTACGTTGTCTGTATGCGGTGGAAAACGGGAATCTGTCTGCCCGCATTCCGCTCGATTCATCGACCGATGAAATCGGGATGCTGGAACACAGCGTGAACACCATGGCCTCGGAAATCGAATTACGTTCCGGCGCCATGGAGGAGGCAACCCGGGAAATGGAATCGGCCAAAGAGGCGGCCGAGAGTGCACGCGCTGTGGCTGAACGGGCGAATCAGACTAAAAGTGAGTTTCTGGCCAATACGTCGCACGAAATCCGGACGCCATTGAACGGAATTCTGGGGATGTCGGAACTGCTGCTCGATTCTCCGCTCAATCAGGAACAGCAGAAGCAGGTGGATACGATTCTGAACCTGGGTGAAAACCTGTTGGAAACTATAAATAATATTCTGGATCTTTCCTGTGTCGAACACGGGAAGCTGGAAATGTTATTGGAACCGCTCGATCTGCATCGGTTTTTTGCTGATCTGGAGCGGGCATTTATACCTTCGACCATCAGTTGCGGAATTCCGCTAACGGTTGAGGTTGACCCGAAAATTCCGCACTATATCCAGGCTGCCCGCGGGCCGCTGCGTCAGATTCTGAGTAATCTGATTACAAATGCGTTCAAGTTTACTCGTGAGGGAAAAATCAGTGTGTGTGCTGAATCGCGGGAGATTGATGCGGAGCAGCATCGCTGCCGGATTCGGTTTCGTGTTGAAGATACCGGCATAGGCATTCCGGAGCATGCGCGCGCTAAAATTTTCGAAGCTTTTTCTCAGGCCGATGGTTCCAGTACCCGTCGTTATGGGGGAACCGGGCTCGGCTTGACGATTTCAAATCAGCTTGTTTCCCGGATGTGCGGTGATCTGACGGTGGAAAGTGAAGAGGGCAGAGGATCGGCTTTTATTTTTGAACTGCCGTTCAGCTATCTGGAAGCTTTGCCGGACGGCGGAGTCGGCAGTTCGTCTTCCGGAGATGAAAATCCGGAGAAGGACGATCCTCTTCCGGGAGCTAAAATACTGATTGTCGAAGACAATAAAGTGAATCGTGTAATGGCCAAAACCTTTCTGGAACGGGAAGGTTGCGAGGTGGTTGAGGTGGAAGACGGACAGAAGGCTCTGGATGTACTGGGGCTGCAGAACGGCCCGTCTGATTCCTCCCATTCATTTGATGCCATTGTAATGGATATTCAGATGCCTGTTCTTGATGGCCTGGAAGCAACAAAACACATTCGGGCGAATGAAAATCCGGAAAACCGTGTGCCGATCATTGCGTTTACCGCTCATGCCATGAAGGGTGACAGCGACACTTTTATGGCTGCCGGAATGAATGATTATGTGGCCAAGCCCATTCGTAAACAGCAGATGCTGGATGCATTAAGAAGATGCCTGGCGCCGGACGTGGCGGTGTAA
- the flgL gene encoding flagellar hook-associated protein 3, producing MRISNQMSNRMLSNNILESQSAVYRKEQQIASGNRIEKASDDPVAWARLSQLKDLQDGLTQYERNAELVESRLLSVDQMLDSIGSLLQNASELAVQASDGTLNQSDREILAGQVDELLEQLVSRANHPSDGGGYLFGGVQSESEPFTVTRNADGRIDSVTYEGGGISAMVEVAAGDALPNQLVGGGADNGVLISDSSDAFAPLIEMRDALLAGENPAGTTLQTRIDEAAEQVIVGRASVGAYLEHLSFVNEIRSNQEVSLMENISDIADVDLAQAVSELTEKQTAYQAALAMATKTVDLSLLNYI from the coding sequence GTGCGAATTTCCAATCAGATGTCCAACCGGATGTTGTCGAACAACATTCTGGAGAGTCAGTCCGCCGTATACCGGAAGGAGCAGCAGATTGCTTCAGGCAATCGTATTGAGAAAGCATCCGATGATCCGGTGGCATGGGCGCGTCTGTCGCAGCTGAAAGATCTGCAGGATGGGTTGACGCAATACGAACGGAATGCGGAGTTAGTTGAATCGCGGTTGCTTTCTGTTGATCAGATGCTGGATTCCATAGGTTCTCTGTTGCAGAATGCCTCAGAGCTTGCGGTGCAGGCTTCTGACGGTACGCTGAATCAGAGTGACCGCGAGATCCTGGCCGGCCAGGTGGATGAACTGCTTGAACAGCTTGTGAGTCGTGCAAACCATCCCTCTGATGGCGGCGGTTATCTGTTTGGCGGAGTTCAGTCAGAATCGGAACCTTTTACTGTGACCCGTAACGCTGATGGTCGTATAGATTCGGTGACGTATGAAGGCGGCGGGATATCGGCCATGGTCGAGGTGGCTGCCGGGGATGCGCTGCCGAACCAGCTGGTGGGGGGAGGTGCGGATAACGGCGTGCTGATCTCGGATTCGAGTGATGCTTTCGCCCCGCTGATCGAAATGCGTGATGCGCTTCTTGCCGGTGAAAATCCGGCCGGGACGACATTGCAGACCCGGATTGATGAAGCCGCTGAACAGGTCATTGTCGGTCGGGCTTCAGTGGGGGCCTATCTTGAGCATCTTTCTTTTGTGAATGAAATCCGGAGTAATCAGGAAGTTTCGTTGATGGAAAATATTTCCGACATTGCGGACGTCGATCTGGCTCAGGCGGTGAGTGAGCTGACGGAGAAACAGACAGCTTATCAGGCCGCGCTGGCGATGGCTACGAAAACGGTTGATCTGTCGTTATTGAATTATATTTAA
- a CDS encoding response regulator: MVDSGRNKITILVVDDEECLLNLIRIILEQEGYSLLCARSAEEALQIMQSQEQSIDLLLTDMRMPSMTGGVLAGEFKTVYPASEVIYMTAYSPEDTTLRLPGQAVLFKPFSPVLLCEMVEKSLDRLSQHNIDV; this comes from the coding sequence ATGGTTGATTCTGGGAGGAATAAGATAACCATTTTAGTAGTAGATGATGAAGAATGTCTTCTGAATCTGATCCGCATTATTCTTGAGCAGGAGGGATATTCATTACTCTGTGCCCGGTCGGCAGAAGAAGCTTTACAGATTATGCAATCTCAAGAGCAATCAATCGACCTGCTGCTGACGGATATGCGAATGCCGAGTATGACGGGCGGGGTGCTTGCCGGGGAATTTAAAACCGTTTATCCGGCGTCAGAGGTCATCTACATGACAGCCTATTCTCCGGAGGATACAACGCTGCGGCTTCCGGGGCAGGCGGTGCTTTTTAAACCGTTTTCTCCAGTGCTTCTTTGCGAAATGGTTGAAAAATCTCTGGATCGATTGTCTCAGCACAACATTGATGTTTGA
- the rpoN gene encoding RNA polymerase sigma-54 factor: protein MNADIKMYQSPNVSQQLNLAPQLLNWLKILQASSAELSDLVGRELVSNPALETVSSEEFSEAGNAVPETGTPGGDEMEFDDAETGERLRVLADMDEEWRQADEPELSCRSVLQEKHDFMMDQIATASCLQDELEQAILFSDLCREDVRVARIISGSIDGRGYLDTALEDIAETAGRNVHETEVVLKKFQALAPAGIGARDLRECLVLQLKAMDSDTGLAQELVSHWLDHLAAGRAVMVADHLGENPEEVEAAFRLIRTLDPEPGRKYQSVPVEYVDADLEIRCRNGEFHIELLDERLPKLQLSSYCKRLLDARKGSKEELDYIRRKVREAGFLIQGISQRQDTMLKVARQIVRVQREFLSSETGSLQPLTMNKVAAMIGVHETTVSRAIANKYVRTDRGLIEMRSFFKVGYRCADGSSITPERVKMQLEAFVAAEDELKPLTDAHISERFKKQGIKVARRTVAKYREELGIPSSKERLSRARRREQMAIAV, encoded by the coding sequence ATGAATGCCGATATAAAGATGTATCAAAGCCCGAATGTTTCGCAACAGCTTAACCTGGCCCCTCAGTTGTTAAACTGGTTGAAAATCCTTCAGGCGTCTTCCGCTGAGCTTTCAGATCTGGTCGGCCGTGAGCTGGTTTCAAATCCGGCGCTGGAAACCGTGTCGTCTGAAGAGTTCTCGGAAGCCGGGAATGCTGTTCCGGAAACAGGAACTCCCGGCGGTGATGAAATGGAGTTCGATGATGCTGAGACGGGAGAGCGCCTCCGTGTTCTGGCTGATATGGATGAGGAATGGCGACAGGCCGATGAGCCGGAACTTTCCTGCCGTAGCGTACTGCAGGAAAAACATGATTTTATGATGGATCAGATTGCAACCGCTTCCTGTCTGCAGGATGAGCTGGAGCAGGCCATTCTTTTTTCGGATCTCTGCAGGGAAGACGTCCGGGTGGCACGGATTATTTCCGGATCGATCGATGGACGGGGGTATCTGGATACCGCACTGGAGGATATTGCGGAAACGGCCGGCCGGAATGTACATGAAACGGAGGTGGTACTGAAAAAGTTTCAGGCGTTAGCACCTGCCGGAATCGGTGCCCGCGATTTGCGGGAATGTCTTGTACTTCAGCTCAAGGCGATGGATTCGGATACCGGACTGGCTCAGGAACTGGTGAGCCATTGGCTGGATCATCTGGCGGCCGGTCGGGCGGTTATGGTGGCGGATCATCTTGGGGAAAATCCGGAAGAGGTTGAGGCGGCATTCCGGCTTATTCGGACGCTTGATCCGGAGCCGGGACGGAAATATCAGTCTGTGCCGGTTGAGTATGTTGATGCGGATCTGGAGATCCGCTGCCGGAATGGCGAGTTTCATATTGAACTGCTGGATGAACGTCTGCCTAAGCTGCAGCTGAGCAGTTACTGTAAGCGCCTGCTGGATGCCCGAAAGGGAAGCAAAGAGGAACTGGATTATATTCGCCGCAAAGTCCGGGAAGCCGGGTTCCTGATTCAGGGCATTTCACAACGGCAGGATACGATGTTGAAAGTGGCCCGCCAGATTGTTCGTGTTCAGCGCGAGTTTCTTTCCTCGGAAACCGGTTCATTGCAGCCGCTTACAATGAATAAGGTGGCCGCCATGATCGGTGTGCATGAAACCACGGTGAGCCGGGCGATTGCCAATAAATACGTTCGTACCGATCGCGGTCTGATTGAAATGCGCTCTTTTTTCAAGGTCGGGTATCGATGTGCCGATGGATCGTCGATTACGCCGGAACGCGTCAAAATGCAACTGGAGGCCTTTGTTGCTGCAGAAGATGAGCTCAAACCTCTGACCGATGCGCACATTTCGGAGCGGTTTAAAAAGCAGGGGATTAAAGTGGCTCGCCGCACTGTCGCTAAATACCGGGAGGAGCTGGGAATTCCATCATCTAAAGAACGGTTAAGCCGGGCCCGCCGCAGAGAACAGATGGCCATTGCCGTGTAG
- a CDS encoding MarR family transcriptional regulator: MINRQEIQQLIFAVLFEYKSALSKALKDNRFDLAPMHFRALAYFARHPEATQQQLVEKSGRDKAQITRLIKELENKDFLRRKRDDTDRRSFRISLTAEGRTAYKELKKLEDKITDRLMAGFNSEEIEGLKNHLQNMLQNLRTS, from the coding sequence ATGATAAATCGCCAGGAAATACAGCAGCTGATTTTTGCCGTACTGTTTGAATATAAATCAGCACTCTCAAAAGCACTGAAAGACAACCGGTTCGATCTGGCTCCAATGCACTTTAGAGCCCTTGCCTATTTCGCTCGTCATCCCGAGGCCACCCAGCAGCAGCTGGTAGAAAAAAGCGGACGCGACAAAGCTCAGATTACCCGTCTCATCAAAGAGCTTGAAAATAAAGATTTTCTACGGCGGAAAAGGGACGATACCGACCGGCGCAGCTTCAGGATCAGTCTCACAGCAGAAGGGCGGACGGCCTATAAGGAACTGAAAAAACTGGAAGACAAAATCACCGACCGGTTAATGGCCGGATTCAACAGCGAAGAAATCGAGGGGTTGAAAAACCATCTGCAGAACATGCTGCAGAATCTCAGAACCTCCTGA
- a CDS encoding HAD family phosphatase, which translates to MKTFLFDIGNVLTNFDFQQLLQAYSEHSGRPLEPQSDMDEEMYVKVEKGQLSEEDYVAYLNEAKGLNWTTENLHRIWQEMFWLNEAGNRLFNKAKASEARVYTLSNIADYHIRAIENNWNGFFEGTTGLFMSYRMGVRKPDPRIYEMVLEELGVPGEQCFFIDDLAENVAAAREQGIEAYQFIPENYEEIERKAYEFFGW; encoded by the coding sequence ATGAAAACGTTTTTATTTGATATCGGAAATGTATTGACCAATTTTGATTTTCAGCAGCTGCTTCAGGCCTATTCGGAGCATTCGGGGCGGCCGCTGGAGCCGCAGTCCGATATGGACGAGGAAATGTATGTAAAAGTGGAGAAGGGGCAGCTCAGCGAAGAGGACTATGTGGCGTATCTGAACGAAGCCAAGGGGCTGAACTGGACCACGGAGAACCTCCATCGGATCTGGCAGGAGATGTTCTGGCTCAATGAGGCGGGAAACCGGCTCTTCAATAAAGCGAAGGCTTCAGAGGCCCGCGTGTATACGCTGAGCAATATTGCCGACTATCACATCCGTGCCATCGAAAACAACTGGAACGGTTTTTTTGAGGGAACGACCGGGCTTTTTATGTCCTACCGCATGGGCGTGCGTAAACCTGATCCGCGCATTTATGAAATGGTGCTGGAGGAACTCGGGGTTCCCGGTGAGCAGTGTTTTTTTATTGATGACCTTGCGGAAAATGTCGCCGCGGCCCGGGAGCAGGGGATTGAAGCTTATCAGTTCATTCCCGAAAACTATGAAGAAATCGAACGCAAAGCATACGAGTTTTTCGGGTGGTGA
- a CDS encoding ISL3 family transposase, translating into MRIQTLLNRVHPLKSFVYSACRLELRNAGPALVAEIRPRLNGKVLCSGCGKPRKCYDRQSVRQFEFVPLWNIPVQLEYRMRRVNCPECGVKVEKVPWADGKSHTTKAFQLFLARWARRLSWKETAESFHTSWDTVYRSVKAIVNYGLAHRNLDGVMAIGVDEIQYGKGHQYLTVVYRIDAGMRRLLFVGKDRTAKTLLRIFRAFGRDRCARLEFVCSDMWRAYLKVIAKKAPQALHVLDRFHIIQHLNKAVNQVRIDEVKRLRQEGCDDEVLKHTKYCLLKNPENLTEKQALKLNDVLTYDLKSVRAYLLKESFQLFWNYTSPYWAEWYLKKWSTRAMRSRLDPMKKFVGTIRRHQPLILNWFKAKKAYSSGVVEGLNRKVNLVTRKAYGFRSYEVLEIALFHTMGDLPEPEATHRFC; encoded by the coding sequence GTGCGAATCCAGACCCTACTCAACAGAGTTCATCCGCTCAAATCATTTGTTTACTCCGCCTGCCGTCTGGAACTGCGTAATGCCGGTCCGGCGTTGGTGGCGGAAATCAGGCCCCGACTCAACGGCAAGGTGCTTTGCTCGGGGTGCGGCAAGCCAAGGAAATGCTACGACCGCCAATCGGTGCGGCAATTCGAATTCGTTCCGCTTTGGAATATTCCCGTCCAACTTGAATACCGAATGCGCCGAGTCAACTGCCCCGAATGCGGTGTGAAAGTCGAAAAGGTTCCGTGGGCGGATGGAAAGTCGCATACAACCAAAGCGTTTCAGCTGTTTCTTGCCCGCTGGGCACGCAGACTCTCGTGGAAGGAAACCGCCGAATCGTTCCACACAAGCTGGGACACGGTCTACCGCTCGGTCAAAGCCATTGTCAACTATGGGCTGGCGCACCGCAACCTTGACGGCGTGATGGCCATCGGCGTGGACGAAATCCAATACGGCAAGGGACACCAATACCTTACCGTGGTCTACCGGATCGATGCGGGGATGCGCCGCCTGCTGTTCGTCGGTAAAGACCGTACGGCCAAAACCCTGCTGCGGATCTTCCGGGCCTTCGGCCGGGATCGCTGCGCCCGGCTGGAGTTCGTCTGCTCCGACATGTGGAGGGCCTACCTCAAGGTCATCGCTAAAAAGGCCCCGCAGGCATTGCATGTGCTCGACCGCTTCCACATCATTCAGCATCTGAACAAAGCCGTGAACCAGGTTCGTATCGACGAGGTCAAACGCTTACGGCAGGAGGGCTGCGATGACGAGGTGCTTAAACATACGAAATACTGCCTGCTCAAAAACCCGGAAAACCTCACCGAGAAACAGGCACTCAAACTCAATGATGTGCTCACCTACGACCTGAAGAGCGTCCGGGCCTATCTGCTCAAGGAAAGCTTCCAGCTCTTCTGGAACTACACGAGCCCATACTGGGCAGAATGGTATCTCAAGAAATGGAGCACCCGAGCCATGCGCTCGCGACTCGATCCTATGAAAAAATTTGTCGGAACGATCCGGCGGCATCAGCCGCTGATCCTGAACTGGTTCAAAGCCAAGAAGGCCTATTCATCAGGCGTCGTCGAGGGCCTGAACCGCAAAGTAAATCTGGTAACGAGAAAAGCATACGGCTTTCGAAGCTACGAAGTGCTTGAAATCGCCCTGTTTCACACGATGGGCGACCTCCCGGAGCCGGAAGCAACCCACAGATTTTGCTGA
- a CDS encoding rRNA pseudouridine synthase gives MEPQRLSKIMAQRGMCSRREADRYIEQGLVRVAGEIVSTLGTKVAPDAEIELVSEGRKLQDRQVTILINKPIGYVSGQPEDGYKAAVSIIGPRTHWRGDSSKRKFNPGQLKGLAPAGRLDIDSNGLLVLTQDGRIARQLIGEDSSIDKEYLVRVTGHLSDKGLKLLNHGLSLDGKKLKPAQVSWQNKDQLRFILREGKKRQIRRMCELVDLKVVGLKRIRIGNIMLGNLPDGQWRYLGDREQF, from the coding sequence ATGGAACCACAGCGATTATCTAAAATTATGGCACAGCGCGGCATGTGCTCACGGCGCGAGGCGGACCGGTATATTGAGCAGGGGCTGGTGCGGGTAGCCGGCGAGATCGTCTCCACTCTGGGTACCAAAGTTGCACCCGATGCGGAAATCGAACTCGTTTCCGAAGGGCGGAAGCTGCAGGACCGGCAGGTGACCATTCTCATCAACAAACCGATCGGCTATGTTTCGGGACAGCCGGAGGACGGATATAAGGCGGCGGTTTCCATTATTGGCCCCCGAACGCACTGGCGGGGCGATTCTTCCAAACGGAAATTCAATCCCGGCCAGCTGAAGGGGCTGGCCCCGGCCGGGCGGCTGGATATTGATTCCAACGGGCTGCTGGTGCTTACGCAGGACGGCCGGATTGCGCGGCAGCTTATCGGCGAAGATTCATCGATCGATAAAGAATACCTGGTGCGCGTCACCGGCCATCTTTCCGATAAAGGGCTCAAACTGCTGAATCACGGTTTGAGTCTGGACGGTAAAAAACTGAAGCCCGCACAGGTGAGCTGGCAGAACAAAGATCAGCTCCGCTTTATTCTGCGCGAAGGTAAAAAACGCCAGATCCGCCGCATGTGCGAACTGGTCGATCTCAAAGTGGTTGGTCTCAAACGCATCCGCATCGGTAATATTATGCTCGGCAATCTTCCCGACGGCCAGTGGCGCTACCTCGGTGACCGGGAGCAGTTTTGA